A stretch of Desulfotalea psychrophila LSv54 DNA encodes these proteins:
- a CDS encoding type I secretion system permease/ATPase yields the protein MDDKLRSDPLLLCLVTLTKIDKKPASAEALIEGLPFDPNDEKKRLFSIKSSNSNFSRAAGRAGFSSTLQQRPLSSIPAVVLPVILLLKNDAACVLTKILPEQGKAVIIIPSIDDEPMEISMEKLEEDYLGYVFFLKRKYEGFGQDKLVNKDKRKGNKNWFFGTLYKFKDIYIRVVVATLFINVFVIAGPLFTMNVYDRVIPHNAIETLWVLAIGIGLIYGFDLILKFLRTILLERAAKKSDIILSSMLFEHAMNIKMVARPRSVGAFASNIRDFDGIRSFFASTALTAFIELPFSIIFLIVIYTINPILLTLPLTVILFLFIFTIPMKNSIQKIVDSTHEATGRRNSILVESLANLETIKAFNASSTIQWHWEESTGDIASKSLRSRIRFSSLSTISAFLTQLCSVLVIVVGVYLIKNGELTMGALIAVNILATRSIAPWTQAASLLTNYQQMKTGLQSLNELMEKEEERPENKRFIRRPEFKGDIEFKNVDFSYPDEERKALKNVSFKIKPGERIGIIGQVGSGKSTLSSLLMGFYDAESGSVFIDGLDIKQLDPVDLRQNYSYVPQEVTLFSGTVRDNITLKSPHATDAEIVKSANFGVVNPLTDRHPLGMDLQVGERGYNISGGQRQSIALARAFVEESPIVLLDEPTNSMDYNTEVKVIENLREGTKGKTTIIITHKPSILAIVDRLLVMDDGALVMDGPKSEVLAKLGGKG from the coding sequence ATGGATGACAAGTTACGATCGGACCCACTATTACTTTGTTTGGTCACACTCACCAAAATAGATAAAAAACCCGCATCTGCCGAGGCCTTGATTGAAGGGCTCCCCTTTGATCCAAACGATGAGAAAAAAAGATTATTCAGTATCAAAAGCTCTAATTCAAATTTCTCAAGAGCCGCAGGTAGGGCAGGATTCAGCTCCACCTTGCAACAAAGACCCCTATCCTCCATTCCAGCAGTGGTACTACCCGTTATTCTCCTGTTAAAAAATGATGCTGCCTGTGTACTCACCAAAATTTTACCTGAGCAGGGAAAGGCCGTTATCATCATTCCCAGTATTGATGACGAGCCCATGGAAATTTCCATGGAAAAACTCGAAGAAGATTATCTCGGCTATGTCTTCTTTCTCAAAAGAAAATATGAGGGTTTTGGCCAAGATAAACTGGTAAATAAGGATAAGAGAAAGGGTAACAAAAATTGGTTCTTCGGTACCCTCTATAAATTCAAGGATATTTACATTCGGGTTGTGGTCGCCACCCTCTTTATCAATGTATTTGTGATAGCAGGCCCGCTCTTTACCATGAATGTATACGATAGGGTCATCCCCCATAATGCGATTGAGACCCTTTGGGTACTTGCCATTGGTATTGGCTTAATTTACGGTTTTGATCTCATACTTAAATTTTTGCGCACAATCCTGCTTGAGCGCGCCGCCAAAAAAAGTGATATCATTCTTTCCTCCATGCTCTTTGAACATGCGATGAATATCAAAATGGTGGCACGTCCTCGCTCCGTTGGGGCCTTTGCCAGCAACATTCGCGACTTTGACGGTATACGCTCCTTTTTTGCATCCACCGCCCTCACCGCCTTTATCGAGCTGCCCTTCTCTATAATTTTTCTGATTGTTATTTACACTATAAATCCAATTTTACTCACCCTTCCCCTAACGGTGATTCTCTTTCTCTTCATCTTTACCATCCCGATGAAGAACTCTATTCAAAAAATTGTGGATAGTACCCATGAGGCCACCGGTAGACGCAACAGCATCCTGGTAGAATCTCTGGCAAACCTTGAAACGATAAAGGCATTTAACGCAAGCAGCACCATCCAGTGGCACTGGGAAGAATCCACCGGCGATATAGCCTCAAAAAGTTTACGTTCGCGGATTAGATTCAGTTCGCTCTCCACCATTTCAGCCTTCCTCACCCAACTCTGTTCTGTCCTTGTTATTGTGGTGGGGGTATATCTCATTAAAAATGGTGAGCTGACCATGGGTGCTTTGATCGCCGTAAATATATTGGCGACAAGATCCATCGCTCCCTGGACGCAGGCGGCAAGCTTGCTCACCAACTACCAGCAGATGAAAACCGGACTCCAATCTCTTAATGAGCTGATGGAAAAAGAGGAAGAACGTCCAGAAAATAAACGCTTTATCAGACGACCTGAGTTTAAAGGTGATATTGAATTTAAAAATGTTGATTTTTCCTATCCCGACGAGGAAAGGAAAGCCTTAAAAAATGTCAGCTTCAAGATAAAGCCAGGAGAGCGTATTGGCATCATTGGCCAAGTCGGCTCCGGAAAATCCACCCTGAGTAGCCTGTTGATGGGGTTTTATGATGCAGAAAGTGGTTCTGTTTTTATCGACGGTCTTGACATCAAACAGCTCGACCCCGTAGACCTCCGGCAAAACTATAGCTATGTGCCCCAAGAGGTAACCCTCTTTTCCGGGACTGTTCGCGACAATATTACCCTAAAATCCCCTCATGCAACGGATGCAGAAATAGTAAAATCTGCCAATTTTGGGGTAGTAAACCCCTTGACCGACCGCCATCCACTGGGCATGGATCTGCAGGTGGGTGAACGTGGCTACAATATTTCCGGTGGGCAAAGGCAATCCATAGCCTTGGCAAGAGCCTTTGTTGAGGAGAGTCCCATTGTTTTGCTTGATGAACCAACCAACTCCATGGATTACAATACAGAGGTTAAGGTCATTGAAAATCTTAGGGAGGGCACAAAGGGTAAGACAACCATCATCATTACTCATAAACCATCTATTCTTGCCATTGTTGATCGTCTTCTGGTCATGGATGACGGTGCCCTTGTTATGGATGGCCCCAAGAGTGAAGTACTCGCCAAACTTGGAGGGAAAGGCTGA
- a CDS encoding HlyD family type I secretion periplasmic adaptor subunit: MIEKAKIAPEANNHKAKKTRPAKPGGNYNKRDVEFMNSLSGALLASRSSRLNVLLYVICAIILTVVTWCHFAELDERTRGIGRTIPSRQIQVVQNLEGGIIKEIHVFEGESVKRGQILVTIDDTGIGSSYSESASKINELEAKSIRLSAESGITDTLIASKKETDSQMVQLMKNEKRLYNSQLRQHENQKSVLQQQLQQRKIELQDAQEDLKSFRSSQKMLNREIALSRPLLKKQLLSELEFLQLEQRDLEKKQEVNRTINKVESLNVQIIEAKEKIEELDETRQAEAMEELNAVVAEIDRLAFMQVAIEDRVTRTSVRSPVNGTVKQLLINTVGGVVRPGMDILEIVPTDEAIMVETKIKPSDIAFIYPGQKAILKFTAYDYAIYGGLDGEVALISADTITDEKGEEFYLVRVKSKQNYLGNEDSKKQIMIGMTAQVDIITGKKSVMQYLMKPILRAKNNALRER; encoded by the coding sequence ATGATTGAAAAAGCAAAAATAGCCCCTGAGGCCAATAACCACAAGGCAAAGAAAACTCGCCCAGCAAAGCCTGGTGGCAACTACAACAAGCGTGATGTGGAGTTCATGAACAGCCTGAGTGGGGCTCTGCTGGCAAGCAGATCCTCCCGCCTCAACGTCCTGCTCTATGTTATCTGTGCAATCATTCTTACCGTTGTCACCTGGTGCCATTTCGCCGAATTAGATGAACGAACAAGGGGCATTGGTCGAACCATACCCTCCCGGCAAATTCAGGTAGTTCAGAACCTGGAAGGCGGAATTATTAAAGAGATACATGTATTTGAAGGAGAAAGCGTCAAACGTGGACAGATACTTGTAACTATTGATGATACAGGAATTGGTAGTTCATACTCTGAGAGTGCAAGCAAGATCAATGAACTTGAAGCAAAATCGATACGATTAAGTGCTGAATCCGGTATCACAGACACCCTTATTGCCAGTAAAAAAGAGACTGACAGCCAGATGGTTCAGTTGATGAAAAACGAGAAGAGACTCTATAATAGCCAGTTACGCCAGCATGAAAATCAAAAATCTGTATTACAGCAACAGCTACAGCAGAGAAAAATTGAACTACAGGATGCTCAAGAGGATCTCAAATCCTTCAGATCCAGTCAGAAGATGCTCAATAGAGAAATAGCACTGAGTCGGCCATTACTAAAAAAACAACTCCTCTCTGAATTAGAATTCTTGCAACTAGAGCAGAGAGATCTTGAGAAGAAACAAGAAGTTAATCGCACCATCAATAAGGTTGAAAGTTTAAATGTTCAGATTATTGAGGCCAAAGAAAAGATTGAAGAGCTCGATGAAACCCGGCAGGCGGAAGCCATGGAAGAGCTCAATGCGGTGGTGGCAGAGATTGATCGACTGGCCTTTATGCAGGTGGCCATTGAAGATCGAGTAACCAGAACCAGTGTCCGATCCCCGGTGAATGGTACTGTTAAACAATTACTTATCAACACTGTTGGTGGGGTGGTAAGGCCTGGAATGGATATTCTGGAAATTGTTCCAACCGATGAGGCTATTATGGTTGAAACAAAAATCAAGCCCTCTGACATTGCCTTTATCTACCCTGGGCAAAAGGCGATATTAAAGTTCACCGCCTATGATTATGCTATCTATGGTGGTCTTGACGGAGAGGTTGCCCTGATCAGTGCCGACACCATCACCGATGAAAAAGGTGAAGAATTTTACCTTGTCCGGGTTAAAAGTAAACAAAACTATCTTGGCAACGAAGACAGTAAAAAACAAATTATGATTGGCATGACTGCCCAGGTTGATATCATCACGGGTAAGAAAAGCGTGATGCAATATTTGATGAAACCGATACTCAGAGCCAAAAACAATGCTTTAAGGGAACGATAA
- a CDS encoding LuxR family transcriptional regulator, protein MAIVCLSKDNILIAKLVALYGSQEVSAWSDFHLLPKDLMTNCDALIVDLKDCVVPVNTSCPTPIIVLTGVPTFQEALALLQLNVKGYGNRQMRQDNMRQVVENVKAGQIWLPPSIINQLIATVGTDSTASHTANAILNKLSKREQEVASCVAEGMSNQEIADKMYVSLRTVKAHLSSIYEKTGLRNRLELGLKLKKP, encoded by the coding sequence ATGGCCATAGTCTGTTTAAGCAAAGATAATATCTTAATTGCAAAATTAGTAGCTCTTTATGGATCTCAAGAGGTTTCAGCATGGTCTGATTTTCACCTTTTACCAAAAGACCTTATGACCAATTGCGATGCACTGATTGTGGATTTAAAAGATTGTGTAGTACCGGTAAACACCTCTTGCCCCACACCCATTATTGTCCTGACAGGTGTGCCCACCTTTCAGGAGGCCCTTGCCCTGCTCCAACTTAATGTGAAGGGATATGGCAACCGGCAAATGCGTCAGGACAACATGCGGCAGGTGGTTGAAAATGTGAAGGCGGGACAAATCTGGCTCCCTCCCTCCATAATCAATCAGCTCATTGCCACTGTCGGCACCGACAGCACCGCTAGCCACACAGCCAATGCCATTCTGAATAAGCTCAGCAAGCGCGAACAGGAAGTTGCCAGCTGCGTAGCTGAAGGTATGTCGAACCAGGAGATAGCCGACAAGATGTATGTGAGCCTGCGTACAGTGAAGGCCCACCTCAGCTCAATCTATGAGAAGACCGGCCTGCGTAATCGTTTGGAATTGGGGCTTAAGCTGAAAAAACCTTAA